A genomic segment from Helicobacter sp. NHP19-012 encodes:
- the flgB gene encoding flagellar basal body rod protein FlgB: MDLSKAYPLVYKAMDYRSLRQDLIASNVANVDTPFYRPKDVDFESVLAQKKAEVFDHKEDKVLALAVTDPRHLEPSLDESKKATIFFRDGHLAKNDGNSVDLDIETSEMGKNSTMYLALTTALKKHRGIINYAIDAAKNI; this comes from the coding sequence ATGGATTTGTCAAAAGCGTATCCGCTCGTGTACAAGGCGATGGACTACCGCTCTTTGCGGCAGGATTTGATCGCAAGCAATGTGGCGAATGTGGACACCCCCTTTTACCGCCCAAAAGATGTGGACTTTGAATCGGTGTTGGCCCAAAAGAAGGCTGAGGTTTTCGACCACAAAGAGGACAAGGTGTTGGCGTTGGCGGTTACAGACCCTAGGCATTTAGAGCCTAGTTTGGATGAGAGCAAGAAGGCAACGATCTTTTTTAGGGATGGGCATTTGGCAAAAAACGATGGCAACAGCGTGGATTTAGACATTGAAACCTCTGAAATGGGGAAAAACTCCACAATGTATCTCGCCCTCACCACCGCCCTAAAAAAGCATAGAGGCATCATCAATTACGCCATAGACGCAGCGAAAAACATTTAA
- a CDS encoding tRNA pseudouridine(13) synthase TruD, with amino-acid sequence MLQIMVYNARMQNENQLPRFFSANHAPIDFYFKKCARDFVVQEEPLYAFSQSGEHLIVHVRKKDKSTWEMLGLLSQVLGCKMSVFGYAGLKDKNALTFQYISMPKTYEKALSQHAQTLYAQGIKILDTTAHTHKIRLGHLKGNHFSLRLKKLTPLSAQKIAEVLEILQEKGFLNYFGAQRFGKRGDNFKHATTGKKKLDKFLLSSQQSYYFNQWLSARARLNAFINNFSPLEIAKEYPKIPLEQAKALKAQPQDFKLLEGDVLCHYPFGKYFFHTAKDLDTNLERWQAKSLVVTGLLPGFKVLEARDLAGAFEEPFKKSINSCGDRRFALVYPSAVDFLYLPQEAQGQLKFFLPKGAYATIFLEEIAHQELFSSDV; translated from the coding sequence ATGCTCCAAATTATGGTGTATAATGCCCGCATGCAAAATGAAAACCAACTCCCCCGCTTTTTCAGCGCAAACCATGCGCCCATTGACTTTTACTTTAAGAAGTGCGCCCGCGATTTCGTAGTGCAAGAAGAACCCTTGTATGCCTTTAGCCAAAGCGGGGAGCATTTAATCGTCCATGTCCGTAAGAAAGACAAGAGCACTTGGGAAATGTTAGGCCTGCTCTCGCAAGTGCTGGGCTGCAAGATGTCGGTTTTTGGCTACGCGGGGCTTAAAGATAAAAACGCCCTCACTTTCCAATATATCTCCATGCCAAAGACCTATGAAAAAGCCCTATCGCAGCACGCCCAAACCCTCTATGCGCAGGGCATAAAAATTCTAGACACCACCGCCCACACACATAAAATCCGCCTAGGGCATTTAAAGGGCAATCATTTTAGTTTACGCCTTAAAAAGCTCACCCCCCTAAGCGCCCAGAAAATCGCCGAAGTGTTGGAGATTTTGCAAGAAAAGGGGTTTTTAAACTACTTTGGGGCACAACGCTTTGGCAAAAGGGGGGATAATTTCAAGCACGCCACCACGGGCAAGAAAAAGCTTGATAAATTTTTACTCTCCAGCCAGCAAAGTTATTATTTCAATCAGTGGCTAAGCGCAAGGGCGCGCTTAAACGCCTTTATCAATAACTTTAGCCCTCTTGAGATCGCTAAAGAGTATCCTAAAATCCCCCTAGAGCAAGCTAAAGCCCTCAAAGCCCAGCCCCAAGACTTCAAACTCTTAGAGGGCGATGTGCTCTGCCACTACCCCTTTGGCAAGTATTTTTTCCACACTGCTAAGGATTTAGACACGAATTTAGAAAGGTGGCAGGCTAAAAGCCTTGTGGTAACAGGGTTACTGCCCGGCTTTAAAGTCTTGGAAGCGAGGGATTTAGCCGGGGCGTTTGAAGAGCCTTTTAAAAAATCTATCAATTCTTGCGGGGATCGGCGGTTTGCGCTTGTCTACCCTAGTGCAGTGGATTTTTTATACCTGCCCCAAGAAGCGCAGGGGCAACTCAAGTTTTTTCTCCCCAAGGGGGCGTATGCTACGATTTTTTTAGAAGAGATCGCCCACCAAGAGTTGTTTAGCTCCGATGTTTGA
- a CDS encoding peptidoglycan D,D-transpeptidase FtsI family protein, with translation MMIFIVVGGCFLLFLVVMFFKAVLPRKMPALVVTRTDIATRGQIYSQDGFSLANSQKLFKVSFNTLSIDPHKQEFFIDLLSIYTNIPKSVIAEKFKQSGFVTLSYNINANTAASLRQLNAKFLAYNVFKEYEDANKKVMPKIGLSIEVSGIARNYLYKDNFEPLVGYIQKVDTGRITSIRGVKGIEDSKNTTLAPKNDGRMTGRRDLGFNLIENRSFKNVPRIDGSDIVLSIPLKIQRELEQILDTAKARYGAHQIIAGIYLPQNGEILSLATTNRFNPNNIQKSDYPSLNVDAIELSFEPGSTIKPIVYSLLVDKKRIDPSRPINLGHGSYKLGKYIVRDDFIPTKHTTIEDVLIRSSNIGMIKLSKRLSGQELYTGLKSFGFAEETGIDLPYEKTGLLPDVRKLNGDVYKGTVSYGYGMRATFLQLLRAYGVFVNGGKLATPHLVQREITYPNGEMYTTKYPPIRQVIAPKSAQEMQNLLVKVVTKGTGKSAQVAGLTIGGKTGTAHTAKKGRYTDAYNSSFFGFAKDKENTFVIGVVIFGSLGSTEYYAAQTAAPIFKQVVQMLVKNQYLTPTKALAKP, from the coding sequence ATGATGATTTTTATTGTGGTGGGGGGGTGTTTTTTGTTGTTCTTGGTGGTGATGTTTTTTAAAGCCGTGTTGCCGCGCAAAATGCCCGCCCTAGTCGTTACCAGGACCGACATCGCCACAAGGGGGCAAATTTACAGCCAAGACGGCTTTAGTCTTGCCAACAGCCAAAAGCTCTTTAAAGTGAGCTTCAACACCCTATCCATTGACCCGCACAAGCAAGAGTTTTTCATAGACTTGCTCTCCATTTACACGAACATCCCCAAAAGCGTCATCGCCGAGAAGTTCAAGCAAAGCGGGTTTGTGACGCTCTCTTACAACATCAACGCCAACACCGCCGCGAGCTTAAGGCAATTAAACGCCAAATTCTTAGCCTACAATGTCTTTAAAGAGTATGAAGACGCAAATAAAAAAGTCATGCCCAAAATTGGCCTAAGCATTGAAGTGAGCGGGATTGCCCGCAACTACCTTTACAAGGACAACTTTGAGCCGCTTGTGGGCTACATCCAAAAGGTGGATACGGGCAGAATCACCTCTATTAGGGGCGTGAAGGGCATTGAAGACTCCAAAAACACCACCCTAGCCCCCAAGAACGATGGCAGGATGACGGGCAGGCGGGATTTGGGTTTTAATCTCATTGAAAACCGCAGTTTTAAAAATGTCCCCAGAATCGATGGCTCGGACATTGTTCTTAGCATCCCTTTAAAAATCCAAAGAGAGCTAGAGCAAATCCTAGACACTGCCAAAGCCCGCTACGGCGCGCACCAAATCATCGCAGGGATTTATCTCCCCCAAAATGGTGAGATTCTAAGCCTTGCCACCACCAACCGCTTCAACCCCAACAACATCCAAAAGAGCGACTACCCCTCCCTCAATGTGGATGCCATTGAACTTTCTTTCGAGCCGGGCAGCACGATTAAGCCTATTGTCTATAGCCTACTTGTGGATAAAAAGCGCATTGACCCAAGCCGACCCATTAACCTAGGGCATGGCTCTTATAAGCTTGGCAAATACATTGTGAGAGATGACTTCATCCCCACCAAGCACACCACCATAGAAGATGTGTTGATCCGCTCAAGCAACATAGGGATGATTAAACTCTCCAAACGCCTAAGCGGACAAGAACTCTACACGGGGCTTAAGAGTTTTGGGTTTGCTGAAGAAACAGGCATTGACTTGCCCTATGAAAAAACGGGCTTGTTGCCCGATGTCAGAAAACTTAATGGCGATGTCTATAAGGGCACGGTGTCTTATGGCTATGGCATGCGCGCCACTTTTTTACAGCTCTTAAGGGCTTATGGGGTCTTTGTCAATGGAGGCAAGCTCGCCACACCCCATTTAGTCCAAAGAGAAATCACCTATCCAAATGGAGAAATGTACACCACAAAATACCCCCCTATAAGGCAGGTCATCGCCCCCAAGAGCGCGCAAGAAATGCAAAATTTGCTAGTAAAAGTCGTTACCAAAGGCACGGGCAAGAGCGCGCAGGTGGCAGGACTCACCATTGGGGGCAAAACGGGCACGGCGCACACCGCCAAAAAGGGCAGGTACACCGATGCCTACAACAGCTCGTTTTTTGGCTTTGCTAAGGACAAAGAAAACACCTTTGTGATCGGGGTGGTGATCTTTGGGTCTTTGGGCAGCACCGAGTACTACGCTGCGCAGACCGCCGCGCCCATTTTTAAGCAGGTGGTGCAAATGTTGGTGAAAAACCAATACCTCACCCCCACCAAAGCCTTAGCCAAGCCCTAG
- the folE gene encoding GTP cyclohydrolase I FolE: MFEACFQELCLSVGEDPSRKGLKNTPERVKTLWADLMAGYKQDPKEILSSSLCAPSSGLVVLQNIEFYSVCEHHLLPFFGRVSVGYLPNVKIVGLGAIVRLVECFSRRLQIQERLGAQIAKSLQECLEPRGVGVFCVAKHLCVAMQGVQKQESVLKTSCRLGAFEEPSVYAEFLQSLSVPV; the protein is encoded by the coding sequence ATGTTTGAGGCGTGTTTTCAAGAGCTGTGCTTAAGCGTGGGCGAAGACCCAAGTAGAAAAGGGCTAAAGAACACGCCCGAGCGGGTTAAAACCCTATGGGCGGATTTGATGGCAGGCTACAAACAAGACCCCAAAGAGATTTTAAGTTCTAGCTTGTGTGCGCCCTCAAGTGGACTGGTGGTGCTGCAAAACATAGAGTTTTACAGCGTGTGCGAGCACCATTTGCTGCCTTTCTTTGGGCGGGTGAGTGTAGGGTATTTGCCAAATGTCAAAATCGTGGGGCTGGGGGCGATTGTGCGTCTTGTGGAGTGCTTTTCTCGGCGGTTGCAAATCCAAGAGCGCTTAGGCGCACAGATCGCCAAAAGTTTGCAAGAGTGCTTAGAGCCTAGGGGGGTGGGGGTGTTTTGTGTGGCAAAGCATTTATGTGTCGCCATGCAGGGGGTGCAAAAGCAAGAGAGCGTGCTCAAAACCAGTTGTCGGCTCGGCGCATTTGAAGAGCCTAGCGTGTATGCGGAGTTTTTACAAAGCCTCAGTGTGCCTGTTTAG
- the fliE gene encoding flagellar hook-basal body complex protein FliE, producing the protein MKTLYTDIGLNKTSTPLDSKSHENLMEKGEFSQMLKHSIDELNNTQMESDRALADMATGQIKDLHQAAIAIGKAETSMKLMLEVRNKAISAYKELLRTQI; encoded by the coding sequence ATGAAGACTTTATACACTGATATAGGGTTGAATAAAACAAGCACTCCTTTAGATTCAAAGTCGCATGAGAATCTAATGGAGAAGGGGGAGTTCTCTCAGATGCTCAAGCACTCTATCGATGAACTCAACAACACCCAGATGGAGTCCGACCGGGCTTTGGCTGACATGGCAACCGGGCAAATCAAAGACCTACACCAAGCCGCCATCGCCATCGGCAAGGCAGAGACGAGCATGAAGCTCATGCTAGAAGTGCGCAACAAGGCGATTAGTGCCTACAAGGAATTGTTAAGGACGCAAATCTAG
- a CDS encoding DUF535 family protein, giving the protein MHHPQSHLLIGGVQGKLGLEQEHIRFLDKYCCCQPGLFLIELQIVLTRVLGLDKTLGIPNAGQIAYAKYGELARNYDDLFMKRGADLLEIEGRTYYNLPHTQKDISHYPQKRRAIHRKRLKLLSEMEDNLKKLIRHG; this is encoded by the coding sequence GTGCATCACCCCCAATCACACTTGCTTATTGGTGGTGTGCAGGGAAAACTAGGGTTGGAACAAGAACACATTAGATTTTTGGACAAGTATTGTTGTTGCCAGCCGGGTCTTTTTCTTATAGAATTGCAAATAGTCCTCACTAGAGTCTTAGGGCTAGATAAAACTCTTGGAATCCCCAATGCAGGACAAATTGCCTATGCGAAATATGGGGAGCTCGCACGCAATTATGACGATCTCTTTATGAAGCGCGGAGCGGATTTATTGGAGATTGAGGGGCGCACATATTACAATCTACCCCACACCCAAAAAGACATCTCACATTATCCACAAAAAAGACGCGCTATCCACAGAAAACGCTTGAAACTTTTAAGTGAAATGGAAGACAATCTTAAAAAATTGATAAGGCATGGCTAA
- a CDS encoding FtsW/RodA/SpoVE family cell cycle protein: protein MAYRYLFTLSSFLMIFSVLLSYSLSTYTTLIYHYSEFHFFIRQLVAALVGISLMWGLSWLDPDKWFSKIGFAILLGSALLIVLMNFLPESMSSSAGGAKRWIRLPFFSLAPTEFFKVGFVFFLSWSLSRTFFNKEKSGVREELAILIPYLVVFLAVAFLIGVLQNDLGQVILLAIVLGFLLIFSGGSFKLFRIFLGIAIVIGVVAISTSAHRILRMKLWWANLQSSILSILPQKLASSLKIEHLPEPYQIYHAGNAIKHGGIFGQGLGDGLVKLGFLSEVHTDMVLAGLAEELGFVAVAVCVGVILIILHALFKITNRLDNPKHMLFCLGVALLIAFSFIINAFGVSGIIPIKGIAVPFLSYGGSSLLANSVALGLVLSLSKQAH from the coding sequence ATGGCTTACCGGTATCTCTTCACCCTATCTAGTTTTTTAATGATTTTTAGCGTGCTTTTAAGCTACTCCCTCTCCACCTACACCACGCTCATTTACCACTACAGCGAGTTCCATTTTTTCATCCGTCAGCTAGTCGCCGCCCTTGTGGGGATTTCTCTCATGTGGGGGCTTTCATGGCTTGATCCGGACAAATGGTTTAGCAAAATCGGCTTTGCCATCTTGCTAGGCTCTGCTTTGTTAATTGTGCTCATGAACTTCTTGCCCGAGAGCATGTCTAGCAGCGCAGGGGGGGCAAAGCGCTGGATTCGCCTGCCCTTTTTCTCCCTAGCCCCCACCGAGTTTTTTAAAGTGGGCTTTGTGTTTTTTTTATCGTGGAGCTTGTCAAGGACTTTTTTTAATAAAGAAAAATCCGGCGTGCGCGAAGAGCTTGCCATCCTCATCCCCTATTTGGTCGTGTTCTTGGCGGTGGCGTTTTTAATCGGGGTCTTGCAAAACGACTTGGGGCAGGTGATTTTACTCGCCATTGTGCTAGGCTTCTTGCTCATCTTTTCAGGGGGGAGCTTTAAACTCTTTCGCATTTTCTTAGGCATTGCGATCGTCATCGGGGTCGTGGCGATCAGCACCAGTGCCCATCGCATTTTGCGCATGAAACTTTGGTGGGCAAATTTGCAAAGCTCCATCCTCTCCATCTTGCCCCAAAAGCTTGCCAGCAGTCTAAAAATCGAGCATTTGCCCGAGCCTTACCAAATCTACCATGCTGGCAATGCCATTAAACACGGCGGCATTTTCGGGCAGGGCTTGGGAGACGGCTTGGTCAAGCTCGGCTTTTTAAGCGAGGTGCATACGGACATGGTCTTGGCTGGGCTTGCTGAAGAATTGGGCTTTGTAGCGGTGGCGGTGTGCGTAGGCGTGATTTTAATCATCTTGCACGCCCTGTTTAAAATCACCAACCGCCTAGACAACCCCAAACACATGCTCTTTTGCCTAGGCGTAGCTTTACTCATCGCCTTTTCTTTCATCATCAACGCCTTTGGAGTGAGCGGGATCATCCCCATTAAAGGCATCGCTGTGCCCTTTTTAAGCTATGGGGGCAGCTCGCTTTTGGCTAACTCTGTGGCTTTAGGGCTGGTGTTAAGCCTATCTAAACAGGCACACTGA
- the flgC gene encoding flagellar basal body rod protein FlgC: MFLSSFDISGYGLSAQRVRANLISSNIANANTTRTDEGGPYRRQEAVFKSFDFNKILNEKLAQDNNLLDYEDPLDESDDIEKPNPPIMGVYVDKIVRDDKAPLLKYDPTHPDADANGYVSYPNVNPVVEMADLIEATRAYQANVAAFQSTKNMAANAISMLQA; the protein is encoded by the coding sequence ATGTTTTTATCCAGTTTTGACATTAGCGGTTACGGGTTGTCCGCCCAAAGAGTGCGCGCCAATCTAATCTCGTCTAACATTGCCAACGCCAACACCACCCGCACCGATGAGGGTGGACCCTACCGCCGTCAAGAGGCGGTGTTCAAGTCCTTTGACTTCAACAAGATTTTAAACGAAAAACTCGCTCAAGACAATAATTTATTAGATTATGAAGACCCCTTAGACGAGAGCGATGACATTGAAAAGCCAAATCCCCCTATTATGGGCGTATATGTGGATAAAATCGTAAGAGATGACAAAGCCCCGCTGTTAAAATACGACCCCACCCACCCCGATGCGGATGCGAACGGGTATGTGTCCTACCCCAATGTCAACCCTGTTGTAGAAATGGCGGATTTGATTGAAGCCACAAGGGCGTACCAAGCCAATGTGGCGGCGTTTCAAAGCACGAAAAATATGGCAGCAAATGCCATCAGCATGTTACAAGCATAA
- a CDS encoding NAD(P)H-dependent oxidoreductase — protein MAQLLLLNGAKAFGHSNGRLNTTLHDHAVQVLKDLGHNIEQTQIDRGYNLDEEVAKILNADVLIWQMAGWWMGEPWIVKKYIDEVFTTGHGKLYKNDGRSHKAPTKNYGKGGLIHGKKYMFSLTWNAPLEAFTEKEEFFEGVGVDGVYLHLHKAHQFLGMQALPTFICHDVIKNPQIPQYLQDYTAHLQKVFEAF, from the coding sequence ATGGCACAACTTTTACTACTCAACGGGGCTAAAGCATTCGGGCACTCCAACGGGCGTTTAAACACCACTTTGCACGACCACGCCGTGCAGGTGTTAAAAGATTTGGGGCACAACATAGAGCAAACCCAAATCGATCGAGGCTACAACCTTGATGAGGAAGTGGCTAAGATTTTAAACGCCGATGTCTTGATTTGGCAAATGGCGGGGTGGTGGATGGGTGAGCCATGGATTGTGAAAAAATACATCGATGAGGTCTTCACCACCGGGCATGGCAAGCTCTATAAAAACGATGGTCGCAGCCACAAAGCCCCCACAAAGAACTACGGCAAGGGTGGGCTCATCCATGGCAAAAAATATATGTTCTCGCTCACTTGGAACGCCCCACTTGAGGCTTTTACTGAGAAAGAGGAATTTTTTGAGGGCGTGGGCGTGGATGGGGTGTATTTGCACCTACACAAAGCCCATCAATTTTTAGGCATGCAAGCCTTGCCCACCTTCATCTGCCACGATGTCATCAAAAACCCCCAAATCCCCCAATACCTACAAGACTACACTGCCCACTTACAAAAAGTTTTTGAGGCGTTTTGA
- the rpsL gene encoding 30S ribosomal protein S12: MPTINQLIRKERKKILKKTKSPALVECPQRRGVCTRVYTTTPKKPNSALRKVAKVRLTSKFEVISYIPGEGHNLQEHSIVLVRGGRVKDLPGVKYHIVRGALDTAGVNKRTVSRSKYGAKKAKAGAAAGTDKKKK, translated from the coding sequence GTGCCAACCATAAACCAGCTCATCAGGAAGGAAAGGAAAAAAATCCTTAAAAAAACCAAGTCCCCCGCCTTGGTTGAGTGCCCCCAAAGAAGGGGGGTTTGCACACGGGTTTACACCACCACCCCTAAAAAACCTAACTCCGCTTTGAGGAAAGTTGCCAAAGTGCGCCTCACAAGCAAATTTGAAGTGATCAGCTACATCCCCGGGGAGGGGCATAACTTGCAAGAACACTCCATCGTGTTAGTGAGGGGCGGTAGGGTGAAAGACTTGCCCGGGGTGAAATACCACATCGTACGCGGGGCACTAGACACAGCTGGCGTGAATAAACGCACGGTTTCACGCAGTAAATACGGGGCGAAAAAAGCCAAAGCCGGGGCCGCAGCCGGGACTGACAAGAAGAAAAAGTAA
- the rpsG gene encoding 30S ribosomal protein S7, producing MRRKRAPIREVLGDPVYNSKVVTKFINKMMYDGKRSVAEKIIYAALNKIEEKSGEKGIEVFEKALENVKPLVEVRSRRVGGATYQVPVEVRPARQQSLSIRWILEATRKRNERMMVDKLANELMDASSDKGAAFKKKEDIHKMAEANKAFAHYRW from the coding sequence ATGAGAAGAAAAAGAGCACCCATTAGGGAAGTGTTGGGCGATCCCGTCTACAACAGCAAGGTTGTGACGAAATTCATCAACAAAATGATGTATGACGGCAAACGCAGCGTGGCAGAAAAAATCATTTACGCCGCCTTGAATAAAATCGAGGAAAAGAGCGGAGAAAAGGGCATTGAGGTTTTTGAAAAGGCGTTAGAAAATGTCAAACCTTTAGTAGAGGTGCGCTCCCGCCGTGTGGGGGGGGCGACTTACCAAGTCCCTGTAGAAGTGCGCCCAGCCCGCCAGCAATCCCTATCCATCCGCTGGATTTTAGAGGCGACTAGAAAACGCAACGAGCGCATGATGGTGGATAAACTCGCTAATGAGCTGATGGACGCGTCCAGCGACAAAGGGGCGGCATTTAAGAAAAAAGAGGACATCCACAAAATGGCAGAGGCGAACAAAGCCTTCGCCCATTACCGCTGGTAA
- a CDS encoding glycosyltransferase family 4 protein → MRTYTEAICFSECVRADILKTFGFPKEKVHVIYHGLREYREQHLEPLPPHLGEFILVVGAKAKRRNVRGLIDAFRLLSQELQSRFKIVLTGAPNDIDGYDKQYFSQDFIINLNYVSDGLLQTLYANARLLWWGSFAEGFGLPMLEAMHVGCVVLASNVSCMPEILGDAGVYCNPYNIADIARQLEIALTDEFLRQECIKKGLERAKLFDFKESMQKHIQIVERMLGD, encoded by the coding sequence ATGCGCACCTACACAGAGGCGATTTGTTTTAGCGAGTGTGTGAGAGCAGATATTTTAAAAACATTTGGCTTTCCTAAAGAAAAGGTGCATGTGATCTACCATGGCTTAAGAGAATATAGAGAACAGCATTTAGAACCACTGCCACCGCATTTAGGAGAATTTATCTTGGTGGTGGGAGCCAAAGCCAAACGGCGTAATGTACGTGGTCTCATCGATGCCTTTAGACTCTTGTCGCAGGAATTGCAAAGTCGTTTTAAAATTGTCCTCACAGGCGCACCCAACGACATAGATGGATATGATAAGCAATATTTTAGTCAAGACTTCATCATCAACTTAAACTATGTTTCTGATGGTTTATTGCAAACCCTATACGCCAATGCCCGCTTGCTGTGGTGGGGAAGTTTTGCTGAAGGTTTTGGTTTGCCCATGCTAGAAGCGATGCATGTGGGTTGTGTGGTCTTAGCTAGCAATGTTTCTTGCATGCCCGAAATCCTAGGCGATGCCGGAGTTTATTGCAATCCATATAATATCGCAGACATCGCTAGACAATTAGAGATTGCCCTAACAGATGAATTTCTACGCCAAGAATGCATTAAAAAAGGTCTAGAGAGGGCTAAACTCTTTGACTTTAAAGAGAGCATGCAAAAGCATATACAGATCGTGGAGAGGATGTTAGGGGATTAG
- the fusA gene encoding elongation factor G yields MARKTPLEKIRNIGIAAHIDAGKTTTSERILFYTGVSHKIGEVHDGAATMDWMEQEKERGITITSAATTCFWKDHQINLIDTPGHVDFTIEVERSMRVLDGAVGVFCSVGGVQPQSETVWRQANKYGVPRIVFVNKMDRIGANFYNVENQIRERLKANPVPINIPIGAEDTFIGVIDLVAMKAIIWNNEAMGAKYEVQDIPSDLQAKAQEYRDKLLEAVAEQDEALMEKYLAGEALSEEEIKKGIKTGCLNMSLIPMLCGSSFKNKGVQTLLDAVIDYLPAPTEVADIKGVDPKSEEEVHVQSGDAGEFAGLAFKIMTDPFVGQLTFVRVYRGNLESGSYIYNSTKDKKERVGRLLKMHSNKREDIKEVYAGEICAFVGLKDTLTGDTLCSEKDPVILERMEFPEPVIHIAVEPKTKADQEKMGVALGKLAEEDPSFRVMTQEETGQTLIGGMGELHLEIIVDRLKREFKVEAEVGQPQVAFRETIRSAVQKEHKYAKQSGGRGQYGHVFIKLEPKEPGTGYEFVNEISGGVIPKEYIPAVDKGIQEAMQSGVLAGYPVVDFKVTLYDGSYHEVDSSEMAFKIAGSMAFKEACRVANPVLLEPMMKVEVEVPEEYMGDVIGDLNRRRGQINAMDDRLGLKIVNAFVPLVEMFGYSTDLRSATQGRGTYSMEFDHYGEVPANIAKEIVEKRKG; encoded by the coding sequence ATGGCACGCAAAACCCCTTTAGAAAAAATTAGAAACATCGGCATCGCCGCCCACATCGATGCGGGCAAAACCACGACCTCCGAGCGGATTTTGTTTTATACAGGCGTGAGCCACAAAATCGGCGAGGTGCACGACGGCGCGGCCACGATGGACTGGATGGAGCAAGAGAAAGAAAGAGGGATCACCATCACCTCCGCCGCGACCACTTGCTTTTGGAAAGACCACCAAATCAACTTGATCGACACCCCCGGACATGTGGATTTCACGATCGAAGTCGAGCGCTCCATGCGGGTGCTGGACGGGGCTGTGGGCGTGTTCTGCTCTGTGGGTGGGGTGCAACCCCAAAGCGAAACCGTGTGGCGACAGGCGAATAAATACGGCGTGCCCCGCATTGTGTTTGTGAATAAAATGGACCGCATTGGGGCGAATTTCTACAATGTAGAAAACCAAATTAGAGAACGCCTAAAAGCCAACCCCGTGCCCATCAACATCCCCATCGGCGCGGAGGACACCTTCATCGGCGTGATCGACCTTGTTGCCATGAAGGCGATCATTTGGAACAACGAGGCGATGGGGGCAAAATACGAAGTGCAGGACATCCCTAGCGACTTGCAAGCCAAAGCCCAAGAATACCGCGACAAACTCTTAGAAGCGGTTGCCGAGCAAGACGAAGCCTTGATGGAAAAATATCTAGCCGGCGAGGCACTCAGTGAAGAAGAGATCAAAAAGGGCATTAAAACCGGGTGCTTGAACATGTCCTTAATCCCCATGCTCTGTGGCTCATCTTTTAAAAATAAGGGCGTGCAAACCTTGCTAGATGCGGTGATCGACTACCTACCCGCCCCTACAGAAGTGGCCGACATTAAAGGCGTGGACCCTAAAAGCGAGGAAGAAGTCCATGTGCAAAGTGGGGATGCGGGCGAATTTGCCGGGCTTGCCTTTAAAATCATGACCGACCCCTTCGTGGGGCAACTCACCTTTGTGCGGGTATATCGGGGCAATTTGGAGTCGGGCAGTTACATTTACAACTCCACGAAGGACAAAAAAGAACGCGTGGGGCGGCTCTTAAAAATGCACTCCAACAAGCGAGAGGACATTAAAGAAGTCTATGCCGGCGAAATTTGCGCCTTTGTGGGCTTGAAAGACACTTTAACCGGCGACACCCTTTGCAGTGAAAAAGACCCCGTGATCTTAGAACGCATGGAGTTCCCTGAGCCCGTGATCCACATTGCCGTAGAGCCTAAAACCAAGGCTGATCAAGAAAAAATGGGCGTGGCTTTAGGAAAACTTGCTGAGGAAGACCCCAGCTTTAGGGTGATGACCCAAGAAGAAACCGGGCAAACCTTGATCGGCGGTATGGGTGAATTGCACCTTGAAATCATCGTGGATCGTTTGAAACGCGAGTTTAAAGTGGAGGCGGAAGTGGGCCAACCCCAAGTCGCCTTTAGAGAAACGATCCGCAGTGCGGTGCAAAAAGAGCACAAATACGCCAAACAATCTGGCGGACGGGGGCAATACGGGCATGTCTTCATCAAGCTTGAGCCTAAAGAACCCGGCACCGGCTATGAGTTTGTCAATGAGATCAGCGGGGGCGTGATCCCCAAAGAATACATCCCGGCTGTGGATAAGGGCATCCAAGAGGCGATGCAAAGTGGGGTGCTTGCCGGCTACCCTGTCGTGGATTTTAAAGTAACGCTTTACGATGGCAGTTACCACGAAGTGGATTCGTCGGAAATGGCGTTTAAAATCGCCGGGTCTATGGCGTTTAAAGAGGCTTGCCGTGTGGCAAACCCCGTGCTTTTAGAGCCCATGATGAAGGTAGAGGTGGAAGTGCCTGAAGAGTATATGGGCGATGTGATCGGGGATTTAAACCGCCGCAGAGGGCAAATCAATGCGATGGACGATCGCTTAGGGCTTAAAATCGTGAATGCTTTCGTGCCCTTAGTGGAAATGTTTGGCTACTCCACTGACTTGCGCTCCGCCACCCAAGGGCGGGGGACTTACTCTATGGAGTTCGACCATTACGGCGAAGTCCCCGCCAACATCGCTAAAGAGATTGTGGAGAAAAGGAAGGGGTAA